In the Anaerosporomusa subterranea genome, one interval contains:
- the nuoK gene encoding NADH-quinone oxidoreductase subunit NuoK — protein sequence MIGLEHYLTVAAGLFALGLFGLFTKRNTVAVLMSIELMLNAVNLNLVAFSRFVTPEVATGQVFVVFNIAVAAAEVAVGLAMVFAIYRDRRTVNVDELDWMKW from the coding sequence ATGATCGGATTGGAGCATTACTTAACCGTAGCAGCAGGGTTGTTCGCACTCGGTCTGTTCGGACTGTTTACGAAACGTAACACTGTAGCGGTATTGATGTCAATTGAACTCATGCTCAACGCGGTGAATTTAAATTTAGTGGCGTTCTCACGGTTTGTTACTCCCGAAGTGGCAACCGGCCAGGTCTTTGTCGTGTTCAATATCGCTGTCGCGGCAGCGGAAGTAGCGGTTGGTCTGGCCATGGTGTTTGCCATCTACCGTGACCGTCGCACTGTCAATGTAGATGAACTTGATTGGATGAAGTGGTAG
- a CDS encoding complex I subunit 4 family protein — translation MNFPVLTSLLLAPILGAAAITALPKDAEKTIKNVAAFCMSVTLALSLYVFINYDLQAGGMQFTELIPWVKDLGVSYSMGVDGISLPMVLLTAIIGFSSVFSSWGVSERPKEFFILLLLLIAGVMGTFITRDLFIFLLFYEVVVIPIYIMVILWGSSKRVTKEYAGIKLTIYLLLGSACMLVGVVALYLAAYPAGERTFSMEALVKAQELGRFAEGFQIWTFLLLLLGFGSLLSMWPFHSWSPDGYAGAPTAVSMIHAGVLKKIGGYGLIRLGLLTLPLGAKFWAPMIATLGVINVAYAAFIAMAQKDLKYVVGYSSVSHMGYVLIGFAALNPVGINGAIANMFAHGVMAALFFSMIGFVYENTHIRSIPDLGGLAHQMPRAATGFMIAGMASLGLPGLVGFIPEFTIFLGAFSQFPVLATLAIAGIILTALYVLRTLANILFGPRLSQFDRYADISGPAMVPLVMLGASVVLFGLFPALLLRVVDSGVAPLQPLLTKLQGANAISMLTSLLGGN, via the coding sequence ATGAATTTTCCTGTGCTGACCAGTCTATTGTTGGCTCCCATCCTGGGGGCGGCAGCAATTACTGCATTGCCAAAGGATGCTGAAAAAACGATTAAGAATGTGGCAGCGTTTTGCATGAGTGTCACGCTAGCACTGTCTTTGTATGTCTTTATAAACTATGACCTGCAGGCAGGCGGCATGCAGTTCACTGAGCTGATTCCTTGGGTCAAGGATTTAGGTGTCAGCTACTCCATGGGGGTTGACGGTATTTCGCTGCCAATGGTGCTCTTAACCGCGATCATTGGCTTTTCGTCAGTCTTCTCGTCCTGGGGTGTGTCAGAGCGGCCGAAGGAATTCTTCATCCTGCTGCTGCTGTTAATCGCCGGGGTTATGGGGACGTTTATCACCCGTGATCTGTTTATTTTCCTGCTATTCTATGAAGTGGTGGTCATTCCTATTTACATCATGGTTATTCTCTGGGGCTCTTCCAAACGGGTCACGAAAGAATACGCCGGCATCAAGCTGACCATCTACTTGCTGCTTGGTTCAGCCTGCATGCTGGTAGGTGTCGTGGCGCTGTACCTAGCTGCTTACCCGGCAGGAGAGCGGACGTTCAGCATGGAGGCGTTAGTGAAAGCACAGGAGTTGGGCCGTTTCGCGGAAGGCTTTCAAATTTGGACCTTTCTGTTGTTGTTGCTCGGCTTCGGCTCGTTATTGTCGATGTGGCCATTTCACAGTTGGTCGCCTGACGGTTACGCCGGCGCTCCGACTGCTGTATCGATGATCCACGCCGGCGTATTGAAAAAAATTGGCGGTTATGGTCTGATCCGTCTCGGCCTGCTGACACTGCCGTTAGGGGCGAAGTTCTGGGCGCCGATGATTGCCACCCTGGGTGTGATCAATGTCGCCTATGCCGCGTTTATCGCGATGGCGCAGAAGGATCTGAAGTATGTTGTTGGTTATTCATCTGTGTCCCACATGGGCTATGTGTTGATCGGCTTTGCGGCGCTTAATCCGGTGGGGATTAACGGCGCAATCGCTAATATGTTCGCCCATGGCGTGATGGCTGCTTTGTTTTTCTCTATGATCGGCTTTGTCTATGAGAATACTCATATTCGGTCGATTCCAGATTTGGGCGGACTGGCGCATCAGATGCCGCGCGCTGCCACCGGATTTATGATCGCCGGCATGGCGTCTCTCGGACTACCGGGCTTGGTTGGCTTCATTCCCGAGTTTACGATCTTTCTAGGCGCGTTTTCCCAGTTTCCCGTGCTGGCGACGCTGGCGATTGCGGGTATTATCCTGACTGCTCTTTATGTGCTGCGGACTCTGGCCAATATCTTATTTGGCCCGCGTCTCAGTCAGTTTGACCGCTATGCGGATATTTCCGGGCCAGCTATGGTTCCGCTGGTGATGTTAGGTGCATCGGTTGTGCTGTTTGGACTGTTCCCGGCATTATTGCTGCGCGTGGTTGATAGCGGCGTTGCACCCTTGCAACCGCTGCTGACCAAGTTGCAAGGCGCTAATGCGATCAGCATGCTGACATCGCTGCTAGGAGGGAACTGA
- the nuoL gene encoding NADH-quinone oxidoreductase subunit L has protein sequence MDFLTYSLHHAWLIPLLPACSFLLIVFAFYSLPRLAAATAITALGSAFTLAAGVAAAVVSGGISVEKPFISKVNWFAITGLSVDWGVLVDPISAMMLIVVSLVAFLVAIYSVGYMHGDPGFSRFFAYISLFAASMLGMVLAVNLLQLFVLWELVGLCSYLLIGYYFYKVSAREAAKKAFMTTRIGDFGLLLGILLMQVMFGTLDFQELTAKLPGFIASSGSGLLTVAALLIFCGPVAKSGQFPLHVWLPDAMEGPTPVSALIHAATMVVAGVYLIARSYMLFADLPSALTVVAWFGGITALFAAVIALTQREIKRILAYSTVSQLGYMMLALGVGSLTASMFHLMTHAFFKALLFLGAGSVMHALHDTADIFKMGGLKYSMKVTHATMGIAVLAIAGIPPFAGFFSKDEILLAVSEVSMPLYFIAALTVVLTAFYMGRMFFNVFYGEPDPHQHPHESGGWMLFPLVVLAVLSVVGGIVPFALGFGDWVRFGPTHHAGINWAIAGSSTLFSIAALALAWRMYGSKQLSADAVAAKLPWLYTLSYNKFFVDQFYTLIRSIFVDGLGAVLYWIDVNIVDGLVNNLSRSYATAAGLVRKLQSGKIQQYALVYFAAAIVLVVWLGGVR, from the coding sequence ATGGACTTTCTGACGTACTCGCTGCATCACGCTTGGCTGATTCCGCTGTTACCGGCTTGCAGTTTTTTGCTGATCGTGTTTGCGTTTTATTCGTTGCCCCGGCTAGCGGCAGCGACTGCTATCACCGCACTCGGCAGCGCCTTCACGTTGGCTGCGGGAGTGGCGGCGGCTGTTGTCAGCGGCGGTATCAGTGTCGAAAAACCGTTTATCAGCAAGGTCAACTGGTTTGCCATCACAGGTTTATCGGTGGATTGGGGCGTACTGGTTGATCCGATTTCAGCGATGATGCTAATTGTTGTTTCTTTGGTTGCTTTTTTGGTGGCAATCTACTCGGTGGGTTATATGCACGGCGATCCGGGTTTCTCCCGCTTCTTCGCCTACATCTCACTGTTTGCCGCTTCGATGTTGGGTATGGTGCTGGCAGTCAATCTACTGCAACTGTTTGTGCTGTGGGAATTGGTCGGCCTCTGCTCGTATCTGTTGATTGGTTATTATTTCTATAAAGTTTCTGCCCGCGAGGCAGCTAAAAAAGCGTTTATGACCACTCGCATCGGCGATTTTGGTCTACTGCTAGGGATTCTCCTGATGCAAGTAATGTTCGGTACACTTGATTTTCAAGAGTTGACTGCTAAACTGCCTGGCTTTATTGCCAGCTCTGGCAGCGGATTGCTGACCGTGGCTGCACTGTTGATCTTCTGCGGACCGGTAGCTAAATCCGGTCAGTTTCCGCTGCATGTTTGGCTGCCGGATGCGATGGAAGGCCCGACGCCGGTATCGGCGCTGATTCATGCTGCTACCATGGTCGTGGCCGGGGTCTATTTGATCGCTCGCTCCTATATGCTGTTCGCTGATTTGCCGAGCGCGCTGACAGTGGTTGCCTGGTTTGGTGGAATCACCGCTCTATTCGCCGCTGTTATAGCCTTGACGCAGCGGGAGATCAAACGAATACTTGCCTACTCGACCGTCAGCCAACTTGGTTACATGATGTTGGCTCTTGGTGTAGGCAGCCTGACAGCGTCGATGTTTCATTTGATGACCCATGCATTTTTCAAAGCACTGCTGTTCCTTGGCGCCGGATCGGTGATGCATGCGCTGCATGATACAGCCGATATTTTCAAAATGGGCGGATTAAAATACAGCATGAAAGTCACCCATGCAACGATGGGCATTGCCGTGCTGGCGATTGCTGGGATTCCGCCGTTTGCCGGCTTCTTCTCAAAGGATGAAATTCTGTTGGCTGTATCGGAAGTTAGTATGCCATTGTACTTTATCGCTGCATTGACGGTGGTATTGACTGCCTTTTACATGGGGCGCATGTTCTTCAACGTATTTTATGGCGAACCTGATCCGCATCAGCATCCTCATGAATCTGGCGGCTGGATGTTGTTTCCCCTGGTTGTACTGGCTGTATTATCTGTCGTGGGCGGAATCGTGCCGTTCGCGCTTGGCTTTGGCGACTGGGTACGGTTTGGTCCAACGCATCACGCTGGCATCAACTGGGCGATCGCCGGTAGTTCGACTCTGTTTTCGATCGCGGCGCTGGCGCTGGCCTGGCGGATGTATGGCAGCAAACAATTGTCAGCCGACGCGGTGGCGGCTAAGCTGCCCTGGCTATACACGCTGAGCTACAATAAGTTTTTCGTTGATCAGTTTTACACGTTGATCAGAAGTATATTTGTCGACGGGCTGGGAGCCGTCCTCTATTGGATTGATGTCAATATCGTCGACGGACTGGTCAATAATCTGTCACGTAGTTACGCTACTGCTGCGGGTCTGGTTCGCAAACTACAGTCTGGTAAGATTCAACAATACGCGTTGGTCTATTTCGCTGCTGCGATCGTGTTGGTCGTTTGGCTGGGAGGTGTACGGTAA
- a CDS encoding acetylornithine/succinylornithine family transaminase translates to MEHETMTAETLAKYEQYINPSMARLFRFMGLSTIEWQAEGSVITDINGKEYIDCLGGYGVFSLGHRHPEVVAAVKQQLDMMPLSSKILLDKPMADLAELMAQITPGDLQYSFFGNSGTEAVEGALKLARLHTGRKKIVATVNSFHGKTMGALSATGRDLFREPFLPLIDGFTHVPFDDIEALKNAVDDQTAAVIIEPIQGEGGIIVPHDDYLPAARAICDQHGALLICDEVQTGLGRTGKLFACEHYGVVPDILATAKALGGGVMPIGAFTARPFVWDKLINSPFLHTSTFGGNPLACAAAIAAINVMQRDKLAERAAAVGESLLAKLRELAQKYPEVIKEVRGKGLMIGLDLTKEGVGGMLMNELISNGVLVAYTLNNPKVIRMEPPLTIAADQVERVLGVLTKAVAAAQEVIEDL, encoded by the coding sequence ATGGAACACGAAACGATGACTGCCGAAACGCTGGCAAAGTATGAACAGTATATCAATCCGTCCATGGCCCGGCTGTTCCGGTTCATGGGTCTATCTACAATTGAATGGCAAGCCGAAGGTTCGGTCATTACTGACATTAATGGTAAGGAATATATTGATTGCCTAGGTGGCTATGGGGTATTTAGTTTGGGACACCGCCATCCTGAGGTGGTCGCAGCCGTCAAACAGCAACTCGATATGATGCCCCTTTCAAGCAAGATTCTTCTCGATAAGCCGATGGCAGATCTGGCCGAACTTATGGCTCAGATCACCCCTGGCGACTTGCAGTATAGCTTTTTCGGCAACAGCGGCACAGAGGCGGTGGAGGGGGCTCTCAAACTGGCCCGGCTACACACAGGCCGCAAGAAGATAGTCGCCACAGTCAATTCTTTTCATGGCAAGACGATGGGGGCGCTGAGCGCAACTGGACGCGATTTGTTCCGCGAGCCGTTTTTGCCTCTAATTGATGGATTCACTCACGTCCCATTCGATGACATTGAGGCATTAAAAAACGCGGTTGACGACCAGACTGCAGCCGTTATTATCGAGCCTATCCAAGGCGAAGGCGGCATTATCGTTCCCCATGACGACTATCTGCCTGCCGCGCGGGCCATTTGCGACCAGCATGGTGCGCTTTTAATTTGCGATGAAGTTCAGACAGGTCTGGGCCGTACCGGCAAGCTATTTGCTTGTGAACACTATGGCGTTGTGCCTGATATTCTTGCCACCGCCAAAGCATTAGGCGGCGGCGTCATGCCCATTGGCGCTTTTACCGCTCGTCCGTTTGTTTGGGATAAGTTAATCAACAGCCCATTTCTGCACACCTCTACTTTTGGTGGCAACCCGCTGGCCTGCGCTGCCGCTATAGCGGCTATTAACGTAATGCAACGTGATAAGTTGGCCGAACGTGCGGCTGCCGTCGGTGAATCATTACTGGCCAAACTGCGCGAGCTGGCGCAGAAGTATCCTGAGGTGATTAAGGAAGTGAGAGGCAAAGGGCTGATGATTGGTCTTGATTTAACTAAAGAGGGCGTCGGTGGTATGCTGATGAATGAGTTGATTTCAAACGGCGTGCTTGTTGCCTATACGCTAAACAACCCCAAAGTCATACGCATGGAGCCGCCACTGACCATCGCAGCAGACCAGGTTGAACGGGTTCTGGGCGTGCTGACCAAAGCGGTGGCAGCGGCCCAAGAAGTGATCGAAGATTTATAA
- a CDS encoding type II toxin-antitoxin system RatA family toxin: MPYVEVKLPVASSAASIYPIIKDMEKYPQFMADLVSVEVLERTPGTTTTRWVSNVDGRIIRWTEVDVFDDEKKHISYKQTEGDLKKFEGEWVLTELEDGNTEIMLTVDFEFGIPMIAGLLNPLLKKKVRDNSMNMLKAIKDRLEQGQTNQSLTPNLA; encoded by the coding sequence ATGCCATACGTAGAAGTAAAACTGCCGGTTGCCAGCAGCGCGGCCTCGATCTATCCGATTATCAAAGACATGGAAAAATATCCGCAATTCATGGCTGATTTGGTCAGCGTTGAGGTGCTTGAACGTACACCGGGTACCACAACGACTCGCTGGGTCTCGAATGTCGACGGACGGATTATCCGCTGGACAGAAGTAGATGTGTTTGACGACGAGAAAAAACACATCAGCTATAAACAGACTGAGGGCGATCTGAAAAAGTTTGAAGGCGAATGGGTGCTGACCGAGCTCGAGGATGGCAACACGGAGATCATGCTGACAGTGGACTTTGAATTTGGCATCCCGATGATTGCCGGTCTGTTAAATCCTCTGCTCAAGAAAAAGGTACGCGATAATAGCATGAACATGCTGAAGGCTATCAAAGATCGGTTGGAACAGGGACAGACAAATCAATCGCTAACGCCGAATTTGGCCTAA
- a CDS encoding gamma carbonic anhydrase family protein, with product MEESVFLADGVRILGDVIIAQSANIWFNSVVRGDENAIRIGRFTNIQDNTTIHVQDTHSCTVGDYVTVGHNALLHGCRIANNCIIGMGSVIMNGVEIGENCIVGARSLITENKVIPPNSLVVGSPARVIRKLEPEQIEEIRESALHYNKLAIEYINYRKNV from the coding sequence GTGGAGGAGAGTGTTTTTCTGGCTGACGGGGTCAGAATTTTGGGAGACGTAATTATCGCCCAATCTGCCAACATCTGGTTTAACTCAGTGGTGCGCGGTGACGAAAACGCGATTCGGATCGGGCGATTCACCAACATTCAGGACAATACGACAATCCATGTTCAGGACACGCACAGTTGCACAGTCGGTGACTATGTAACAGTTGGCCACAATGCTTTACTGCATGGCTGCCGCATCGCCAACAACTGTATCATCGGCATGGGTTCTGTGATCATGAACGGCGTGGAAATTGGTGAAAACTGTATTGTTGGCGCCAGATCGCTAATCACTGAGAATAAGGTAATTCCACCAAATTCGCTTGTTGTTGGTTCGCCAGCTCGTGTCATCCGCAAGCTCGAACCTGAACAGATTGAAGAAATCCGTGAGTCCGCGCTACACTATAACAAACTTGCAATTGAATACATCAATTATCGAAAAAACGTTTGA
- a CDS encoding cob(I)yrinic acid a,c-diamide adenosyltransferase — protein sequence MKIYTKAGDKGVTGLFTGERVPKDSLRVEAYGTVDETDSALGLARSLCEWEDVKKSIYDVQKLLWLLMADLASSPEKAGRITQEQVTFLEHMIDHYDAQLKPLDRFIVSGDNRGSAALNLARAVVRRAERLTIALSRQESVAEMVLVTLNRLSDLCFILARAESERTK from the coding sequence ATGAAAATCTATACAAAGGCCGGCGACAAAGGTGTGACCGGATTATTTACCGGGGAACGAGTGCCAAAAGACAGTTTGCGTGTTGAAGCGTATGGTACGGTTGACGAAACCGATTCAGCTTTGGGCTTGGCGCGCTCTCTCTGTGAATGGGAAGATGTGAAGAAAAGTATTTATGATGTGCAAAAGCTATTATGGTTACTGATGGCAGATTTGGCAAGCTCACCCGAAAAGGCTGGGCGAATTACTCAAGAACAGGTCACATTCCTAGAACATATGATTGACCACTATGATGCTCAACTGAAACCGCTTGACCGTTTCATTGTCTCTGGCGACAACCGCGGCTCTGCTGCACTGAATTTGGCGAGGGCGGTCGTCCGGAGGGCCGAACGCCTGACCATTGCGCTTTCACGTCAGGAATCAGTTGCTGAAATGGTACTTGTTACATTAAACCGTCTGTCTGACCTCTGTTTTATTCTGGCGCGGGCAGAAAGCGAACGGACTAAGTAA
- a CDS encoding NADH-quinone oxidoreductase subunit N, producing the protein MNFSLLTTELLTIGLALLLLVLDLLIPAKESRRGVGYLAIIGLAGIIGYTFTLYGGRESFYQGLFVLDNYAVFFKQLFLIAALLTILFSFDYVERLRRWQGEFYVLLVTTTVGMMLMASANDFITLYVGMELMTVTFFILVGYVIGDGRSSEASLKYLIIGAASSAVFLYGVSLVFGSTGSLALSEILTKAAYSPATLVGMAFVFVGFAFKVSAVPFHMWAPDVYEGAPVPVTALLAMASKAAGFAVLARVSVQGLNGQVFNWILVAACLSALSILVGNLVAISQTNIKRMLAYSSIAQAGYILAGLAAGSQAGIKGLLFYAMLYVFANVGAFAVVTAVRLNEGSDDITAFGGLSRRSPMLAAVMTISLLSMGGIPTLAGFVGKFYLFSAAVESGLLWLAFLGFVMSMISVYYYLMVVKAMYLYQPANPGQLEYSSPLGWAAFLSMALTVLFGIYPEPLARLAGIAAKSLF; encoded by the coding sequence GTGAACTTTTCGCTACTAACAACTGAATTGCTTACCATCGGACTGGCCTTGCTATTGCTGGTTCTCGATCTGCTGATTCCGGCTAAGGAATCACGGCGGGGAGTGGGTTATCTGGCGATCATCGGCTTGGCTGGGATAATCGGCTATACATTTACCCTGTATGGCGGCCGCGAATCCTTTTATCAGGGGTTGTTTGTTCTCGATAATTATGCCGTGTTTTTCAAACAACTGTTTTTGATCGCGGCATTGCTGACCATCCTATTCTCGTTTGACTATGTGGAACGGCTGCGGCGTTGGCAGGGTGAGTTTTATGTACTGCTGGTTACTACCACGGTTGGCATGATGCTGATGGCCTCAGCAAATGACTTCATTACTCTATATGTGGGCATGGAACTGATGACAGTGACCTTCTTCATCCTGGTCGGCTATGTGATCGGCGACGGTCGCTCGAGTGAGGCCAGCCTAAAGTATCTGATCATCGGCGCGGCTTCGTCAGCGGTATTCCTGTATGGCGTTAGTTTGGTTTTTGGTTCAACCGGCTCACTGGCATTGTCAGAAATTCTGACTAAAGCGGCCTATTCGCCGGCGACGCTGGTCGGCATGGCGTTCGTATTTGTTGGCTTTGCCTTTAAAGTGTCGGCTGTACCGTTTCATATGTGGGCGCCGGATGTTTACGAAGGAGCGCCTGTGCCAGTCACCGCGTTGCTGGCCATGGCCTCGAAGGCGGCCGGATTCGCCGTTCTGGCGAGGGTTTCGGTGCAAGGCCTTAACGGTCAGGTATTCAATTGGATCCTGGTCGCAGCTTGTTTATCCGCTTTAAGCATACTAGTCGGAAACCTGGTTGCGATTTCGCAGACCAATATTAAACGCATGCTGGCCTATTCCTCGATCGCTCAGGCAGGCTATATACTGGCCGGATTGGCGGCAGGCAGTCAGGCGGGAATCAAGGGGCTGCTGTTTTATGCCATGTTGTATGTGTTCGCCAACGTCGGCGCATTCGCCGTAGTGACTGCCGTCAGGCTGAACGAGGGATCTGATGATATTACCGCCTTTGGCGGACTGTCACGGCGCTCTCCGATGCTGGCAGCAGTGATGACGATATCGCTCTTGTCCATGGGCGGTATTCCGACTCTCGCTGGCTTTGTCGGCAAGTTTTATCTGTTCAGCGCGGCAGTCGAGAGTGGTTTGCTCTGGCTGGCATTTTTGGGCTTTGTGATGTCAATGATCTCGGTCTATTACTACCTCATGGTGGTTAAGGCCATGTATCTTTACCAACCAGCCAATCCCGGTCAGCTTGAATACAGCAGCCCACTCGGCTGGGCCGCATTTTTGAGCATGGCCCTGACGGTGTTGTTTGGTATCTATCCCGAACCGCTGGCAAGACTGGCGGGGATAGCAGCTAAATCGCTATTCTAG
- the htpX gene encoding zinc metalloprotease HtpX → MNSLKTTFLLALMTGLLLAIGNMFGGRGGMMIMLVFSIGMNFFSYWYSDKIVLKMYNAREVDASSAPDLVRMVAKLAQKGNMPMPKVYIVDTDTPNAFATGRDPEHGAVAVTTAIMRALNYEELEGVIAHELSHIKNRDTLISTVVASIAGVITSIAHMAQWAAIFGRSNDDDNGGILEFVFLVVLAPLAATLIQLGISRSREYEADETGAKLSGKPMALASALQKIEYYAKHQVMPQATQSTSHMFIINPFSGMGGWMTSLFSTHPTTQMRVAKLQELANKVR, encoded by the coding sequence CTGAATTCGTTAAAAACGACTTTTTTGCTCGCCCTGATGACCGGCTTGTTACTGGCTATTGGTAATATGTTCGGCGGTCGCGGCGGCATGATGATTATGCTGGTATTCTCTATCGGCATGAATTTTTTCAGCTACTGGTACAGTGATAAGATTGTTCTCAAAATGTATAATGCGCGTGAGGTAGATGCCTCGTCAGCCCCTGACTTGGTACGGATGGTTGCCAAACTGGCGCAGAAGGGCAACATGCCGATGCCCAAAGTTTACATTGTCGATACTGATACTCCTAACGCCTTTGCCACCGGTCGCGATCCAGAGCATGGCGCAGTTGCCGTGACGACCGCGATTATGCGAGCATTGAACTATGAAGAACTCGAGGGCGTTATCGCCCACGAGCTGTCGCACATCAAAAACCGTGATACCCTGATCAGCACAGTTGTCGCCTCGATTGCCGGCGTGATTACCTCTATTGCTCACATGGCGCAATGGGCTGCCATCTTCGGCCGCAGCAACGACGACGATAACGGTGGCATCCTGGAGTTCGTTTTCTTGGTCGTTCTCGCGCCTCTGGCTGCTACTCTAATTCAACTTGGTATTTCCCGTTCCCGCGAGTATGAAGCCGATGAAACCGGCGCAAAGCTGTCCGGCAAACCAATGGCTCTGGCCAGCGCATTGCAAAAGATCGAATACTATGCTAAACATCAGGTCATGCCGCAGGCGACTCAGTCCACATCCCACATGTTTATCATCAACCCGTTCAGCGGAATGGGTGGCTGGATGACTAGTCTGTTTAGCACCCACCCCACAACCCAGATGCGGGTCGCTAAGCTGCAAGAACTGGCCAATAAGGTTCGTTAA
- a CDS encoding M42 family metallopeptidase yields the protein MRRMNAWLKQLTEAPGVSGYEQKVKDLLKIRLSDKAEVSYDKIGSIIFKKTGSGSEPKIMLASHMDEIGFMVKYITKEGFLKFATLGGWWEQVMLGQRVTIFTSKGEFPGVIGSKPPHILSAEERKKMVEKKDMYIDIGAQDEQEAKELFGVRPGDPVVPFSEFTILGNEKLLMAKAWDNRVGCAIMVEVMEKLNQINHPNTFFGVGTVQEEVGLRGATTSSNAIKPDIGFAIDTCVAGDTPGVTSDQASSKLGKGVAISIFDSSLIPHAKLRRFVTAIAEERKIPYQLEFTEGGGTDAGKIHLHDAGVPSLVLSIPTRYIHSHNSIIHWDDCQAAADLLVGVAETLDYARYRELIE from the coding sequence ATGAGAAGAATGAACGCGTGGCTGAAGCAACTGACAGAGGCTCCTGGAGTATCTGGCTATGAGCAAAAGGTTAAAGATTTGCTAAAAATCCGTCTTTCTGATAAAGCTGAGGTATCGTATGATAAAATTGGTAGCATTATCTTCAAGAAAACCGGATCAGGCAGTGAACCTAAAATCATGCTGGCTAGTCATATGGATGAGATCGGTTTTATGGTTAAGTACATAACTAAAGAAGGCTTTTTAAAATTCGCGACTCTTGGTGGCTGGTGGGAACAGGTTATGTTAGGACAGCGAGTAACCATCTTCACCAGCAAAGGTGAGTTTCCCGGCGTGATTGGCAGCAAACCACCGCATATTCTCAGCGCTGAAGAACGCAAAAAGATGGTTGAAAAGAAGGATATGTACATCGATATTGGTGCCCAGGACGAACAGGAAGCCAAAGAATTGTTTGGTGTTCGCCCAGGTGATCCGGTCGTACCCTTTAGCGAGTTCACTATCCTTGGCAATGAAAAACTGTTGATGGCTAAGGCCTGGGATAACCGAGTCGGCTGTGCAATCATGGTTGAAGTGATGGAAAAACTTAATCAGATTAATCATCCTAACACTTTTTTCGGTGTGGGTACAGTGCAGGAAGAAGTCGGTCTGCGGGGCGCAACTACCAGTTCGAATGCCATTAAGCCGGATATCGGCTTTGCTATTGACACCTGTGTGGCAGGTGATACGCCGGGCGTCACCAGTGACCAGGCATCAAGCAAACTAGGCAAAGGAGTCGCGATCTCTATCTTTGACTCCAGCCTGATCCCTCACGCCAAGTTGCGTCGGTTTGTAACCGCAATAGCCGAAGAACGCAAAATCCCGTATCAATTGGAGTTTACAGAAGGCGGTGGCACGGACGCTGGTAAAATTCACCTGCACGATGCCGGCGTACCAAGCTTAGTGCTGAGCATTCCTACTCGCTATATTCACAGCCACAACAGCATCATTCATTGGGATGATTGCCAGGCGGCGGCTGATCTTTTGGTTGGCGTTGCGGAGACCTTAGATTATGCAAGATACAGGGAGTTGATTGAATAG
- the ndk gene encoding nucleoside-diphosphate kinase, with amino-acid sequence MENTLVLVKPDGVKKGLTGEIIRRFEQRGLQIVALKMLRLSEEKAKIHYEEHKEKPFFGELVDFITSGPIVAMVVRGEKAIKVVRTMMGTTNPVEAAPGTIRGDFALSMAQNIIHGSDSELSAIRETKIYFQDDEIQG; translated from the coding sequence ATGGAAAACACACTAGTATTGGTAAAACCTGACGGAGTCAAAAAAGGTCTAACCGGTGAGATTATACGCCGTTTCGAACAACGCGGTCTGCAGATTGTTGCCTTGAAAATGCTGCGGCTTTCCGAAGAGAAGGCAAAGATTCATTATGAAGAGCACAAAGAAAAACCGTTCTTTGGCGAGCTAGTAGACTTTATTACTTCCGGCCCTATCGTCGCGATGGTTGTGCGAGGCGAAAAAGCAATCAAAGTTGTTCGCACAATGATGGGGACTACCAATCCGGTTGAGGCTGCGCCAGGCACAATTCGCGGCGACTTCGCCTTATCCATGGCCCAGAATATTATTCATGGATCAGATAGTGAGTTGAGCGCCATTCGAGAAACCAAAATATACTTTCAAGACGATGAAATCCAGGGATAG